GACATGACGCAAGAGGCAATCACCGCAACATGGACAACTGTTGGATCTCATGCTCATATTTACGTCCCCCTTGTTAAAGAAATGTTGATATAAATGCAGTCAAAAAAGTGTTGATTAAAACTGGATTTTAGCAGCATGAATTCGACCATTGGTATTGACGCGATCCTTTATAATTCTGCAATAGACCGCTTCATATCCATCAACCATCTGGATAACGCTAAACTTGCTTTCTATATATTCTCGGCAAGTTTGACGATTTAATTCCAATGCTGAGGGAATCATTGCTGCCATTTCTTCGTAGCTTTGGCACACGAACCCTGACACACCATTGGCAACAACTTCTGATACAGAACCCATATTGATGGCAATAACTGGTGTACCAGTTGCCATTGATTCAATCATGACTAGACCAAAAGGTTCTTGCCAGGTAATGGGGAAGAGAGTAGTAGCAGCATTACCCAGAAGTTCAGCTTTCTCAGCATGGTTAATTTCACCTAAATACTGAATTTGCTGACCATCTATTTGGGGGGCAATTTCTTGTTCAAAAAACTTGGAGTCTACTACATCGACTTTTCCTGCCATCTTTAAACGCCAGCCCGCTTGTTTGGCAATAGCGATCGCGTGTTGCGGTCCCTTTTCTGGAGAAAAGCGTCCCAAGAATGCGAGATATGGTGGTTCTTCGTGTTTGGCTACAAAAGGATAATCTTCTGGATTAATCCCGTTATAAACCGTGCCTGCATAGTTCAGGTCTATTTGACGTTGCGCGTTACTAATGCTGACGTAAGATTGCTTTTGGTGATGGGAATAGACATGCCGATTGTCCGGTGTAAAACTGCCGTGCAGGGTATGCACTGTTGGCGTTGGCACTAAACTCGCTAAAGGTAATGCCGATATCCCTACATGGGAGTGAATTATGTCGAATTCCGATGCTAGCTGGTAAACTTGGCTGAGTTCTAGCATTTCGTACACTGCATACTCTTTGACATTTGGGTCTAAGCGCAACGCACGAGGATAAACTGCTTCTAACTTAGCCAACGTTTGCGAATCGCCAGATGCAAACAACGTGACATCATGACCCCGTTTTACAAGTTCATCAGTCACACGACTCACAACTAGTTCAATGCCTCCGTATGTTGGAGGTGGAACTCGTTCCCACAAGGGGGCTACTTGAGCGATTTTCATAGGTCTTTTAGTTCAGCGCTTTTACTGGGCTATAACTCGGATTTGTATCCAACTTAGGTAAAGCATTTATACTTACCTATCTAATTCTTAAGTTAACCCAAATATTTTGCAAGAGTGCAATTTCGGTTAACCGTACCTAGAAATAGTCACCAGCAACTTACGGAGAGTCAGCAATATATTTAGCAACTACACTCTTAATATAGTGCTGATTGCAGAATTTTATCATCTATCTTGGGGATCAGAAAAAATCCAAATTTTTGTAACTAAAAATACTAAATTCCCGGATGGGATCAATTCTTTTTACTTGCGGCTAACTCTTGACCAATGACCATTGACCGATAACTATTAACTATTGACTAATGACCACTGACTACTGATAAACCACTGTAAAAAAAATGAAAGTTGCTACTTGGAATGTCAACTCGATTCGCATACGCACTGGACATGTTATCGATTGGTTGAGTCAAAATCGGGTTGATGTCCTCTGCATACAAGAGACTAAAGTTGTGGATACTGAATTTCCGCGTGCGCTTTTTGAGGAATTAGGCTATCACCTTTATACATCAGGACAAAAATCATATAACGGTGTTGCGATCGCTAGTTGCCAACCACTAAAGGACGTCAGCTGTAGTTTTTATGATGTTTTGTCAAATTTAGACCCAGAATGGGACGAGCAAAAACGGATTATTACAGGTAGTATAGATAATGTAAGAATTGTTAATCTTTATGTACCCAATGGCTCCTCTATTGGAAGCGAAAAATACAATTACAAACTGCGTTGGTTAACAGTACTGCGCGAGTATTTAAAATCGCTTCTGGTGACCTCACCCAGTATTTGTATGTGTGGTGACTTTAATATCGCTTTAGAAGACAGGGATATTCATGAAGGTGCGATTGCCGTAAACCAGATTATGGCTTCCGTTCCAGAGCGCCAAGCCCTACGAGACGTTTTATCACTGGGATTCAGTGATGTTTTTCGTAAATTTACATCTGAAAGCGGGCAATATAGTTGGTGGGATTATCGCGCTGCTGCTTTTCGGCGTAACCTGGGTTGGCGAATCGACCATCACTATCTCACACCAGACTTGTACGAGCGTGCTAAAAGCTGCTCCATTGATGTTACTCCCAGAAAATTAACTCAACCCAGCGACCACGCGCCAGTCGTTGTGGAATTTTAGATTTTAGATTTTGGATTTTGGATTAGGGGATTTTAGATTTTGGATTTTGGATTAGGGGATTTTGGATTAGGGGATTTTAGATTTTGGATTTTGGATTAGGGGATTTTGGATTAGGGGATTTTAGATTTTGGATTTTGGATTAGGGGATTTTGGATTTTGGATTTTGGATTTTGGATTAGGGGATTTTGGATTAGTGTGGAAATGTCTATTGCATAGAGGGATGTGGGCGAAAGGAAATAACTAAATTTACAACACCTAGTGTTCATGACCCAATCCAAAATCCAAAATCTAAAATCCAAAATTCCAAATCCTATGTTTCTAGTTACTGGAGCCACTGGAGGAATAGGTCGCAGAGTAGTGCGACTTTTGCGGGAACAGGAAAATCTTGTGCGGGCGTTTGTTCGCCTCACTTCACATTACGGTGAGTTAGAACACAGAGGAGCAAATATCTTCATTGGCGATTTGCGCCAACAGCAAGATATCCAAAAAGCTTGTCAAGGTGTTCGGTATATTATTAGCGCTCACGGTTCTGATGGTGACGCCCTGTCCTTAGACTACCGCGCTAATATTGAACTTATCGACCAGGCAAAAGCAAATGGAGTGCAACACTTTGTGTTCATTTCCGTGTTGGGAGCAGATCGGGGTTACGAAGATGCTCCCGTGTTCAAAGCCAAACGAGCAGTAGAAAAATACCTGGAAACTAGTGGTTTAAACTACACTATTTTACGTCCAACTGGATTAGCATCGGATTTGCTGCCATCAGCAGAAAGGTTTCGAGAAACAGGGTTATACTTGCTCGTGGGTGACCCTAAAAATCGTACCTCTATTGTCAGTACAGATGATTTGGCTAGGATCGTGGTGGATTCAGTAACCTTGGAAGCTGCTCGCAATCAAATTTTTGCTGTTGGAGGACCGGAAATTTTGCGAAGAGAGGATATTCCCAAAATTTTTAGTCGCGTATTTAACAAAGAACCAGCGGTCATCAATCCGCCACTGTTTCTGGTTGACGCGGTCAGGGGAGGATTTGGTTTGTTTAATCCCCAAGCACAGAAGACTTTGGGTACTTTCCGCACCTTACTAGCAAATGAATTTTTCTGTAACCATGAGGAGATTGCTAAAGTAGAAGCAATTTTCAATTTTCAATTGGAAACACTAGAAAACTTCCTCCGCCGATATTTGGCAGTATGAATGAGGGAGTGGGGAGTGGTGAGTAGGGAGTAGGGAGAGTTATGAATAACTATTCATATAATTGACAACTCTTTACTCTGATTCCCTACTCCCTACTCCCTATTCCCTACTCCCCAATCTAAAATTTTATGAAATATTCCCTAGTAGCAAGTGCAGCTCAAGCACGTAAAACAAAACAGCGTTTCGCTAAACCAGAGGAACAACTTTCTTATGAACTGGGTAAGGCAGTTCAGGAATTGCCACCTTTATATACTAGATTGTTAGCAGGAACAATTAGCGCAGTCGTATTTGGAGCGATCGCATGGGCGCACTTTTCCCAAGTGGATGAAGTGGCGACAGCACCGGGCGAGTTAATAGCATTTTCACAGGTTCGTCCGGTGACAGCTTTGGGTAATGGATCGATTCTTGCAGTTAACGTCAAAGAAGGCGAGCGTGTGATCAAAGAGCAAATTTTGATTCAACGCGATCCTGATTATCAACAAGTTGATGTTGCTCGTCTATCGCAATCTACCAAGCTGATTCAAGAGGACTTGCGGCGTTTAGATGCAGAACGCATTGGAGTTAAAACTACGGGAACGCAGCTCCAAGATGAACTGTTAAGTTCGCGTTTGCGAGATTTTCAAGCCAGTCAAGCAGCTGCGGAAGCAGAAGCAAAGCGTCAGTTAGCCCGAATCGATCAAGCCAAAGTAAGATTGACTCGATTGCAAGAAAATTTGGTGAATGCGAGAACTAGCTTTGCCAATGCGAGAACTAACCTTGCTAACGCTCAAACTCTCCGTGCTAAAATTGAGAATGGCATGACTATTGCCAAGCAAAGAGAACAAAGTCTGAAAACTCTAGTCACTCCCGGTGCGATACCTAGAGTTGATTACTTAGACGCACAAGAAAGACTCAATCGTGCAAATGCGGAAATTACTAGGGCTAGTGACGAAATCACAAACGCCCAAAATAGAATGACAGAGGCGCAAGATAAAGTCAAATCTTTAGAAAAAGATCTTGATGCTCAAGCCCAAGAAATCCGTCAAGCCGAACAAGCATATCAAGCTGCAAGTACTCAAGCAGAAAAATTAGCTTCAGAGCGCCAGAGTGAAATTTTAACTCAGATTAATAAACGTCAAGAAGAATTGACCACCGTTCAAGGTCAGTTCGAGCAGGCGAAGAAGCAAAAAGATATGGAAACCATTAAATCCCCAGTTTCCGGGACTGTTTACAGAGTTAAAGCAACTAAAGGACCTGTTCAAGCAGGTGAAGAATTGCTGTCAATTTTACCTGAAGGAGAAGAACTCCTTTTGGAAGTTAAAGTACTCAATCGCGATATTGGTTTTATTCGTGAGGGAATGAAAGCAAAAGTTAAGATGGCAACCTTTCCTTTCCAAGAATTTGGCACAATTGATGGGGAAGTGGTACAAGTGAGTCCCAATGCCATTGTTGATAAAGAAATGGGCTTAGTTTTTCCCACAAGAATTAAGTTGAGCAAACACGTGGTTATGGTACGGGGTCAAGAGGTTGCATTTACTCCGGGGATGACAGCTTCTGGCGAAATTGTGACTCGTAAGAAGTCAGTTTTGACTTTTATCATGGAGCCAATTACTCGTCGATTTAGCGAGGCTTTTTCTGTTAGGTAATACGATGCGTGGATTTTAGATTTTGGATGAGTGGATTTTGAAGTTTAGATTTTGGAGATTGGAGATTGGAGATTGAAGTTTGGTTTTTGGATTGATCAAGTTTTTATTTCTTGTGGTACGGGCGTCCCCGCCCGTACATAGATGAGAGGGCGGGTGAAGACGCCCACCCTATTCCATGTGGTTTATGAATCTGAAAATTGCTGTAGTTGCGGGCTAGAAGCCCGCACCACAAGACGACTTCCCTACCCCCAGATTAAGAAAAATATTGATCGATCATTTTTTCAAGTTCTTTCAAAATCTTCTCAATATCACCTGTCCCATCATCCTTCTCTTTTTTATCTTTCTCATTGTCACTTACGCTATAGCTAGCGATATTGAAAGTATTTCCATCACTAAATACTTTTGAGAAAAGAACAGAATTTCCAGATGTTTCATTGTTCTTCATTTTAGGCTGGAGACTGAAAACAGATTCTTGCAGCTCCTTATCACTGTTCAACTGATTTGGTAACGTAGGAATTTCACTTGTCCAGCTACCAACCTCTGGAATAGGCAAAGAAGCCAATTCTCCTGTCTTGCTAAAGCCATCATTATATTGTTTGATACGGAAGTTAGAAGATACACTATTGCTTTCTGTAACAAAGTTAGATAGATTTAAAGTCGCTGCTTGTGTACTGTTGGCTGAGGTTTCTGAGACAATTTGACGGATTTGAGCATCACTTAAGTTTTTGTTAGCACTGAGCATCAGAGCAACAACACCAGCAACATGGGGAGTTGCCATTGATGTTCCGCTGTAGGAAGTATAGCCATTGTCTGGAATTGTAGAGTATACATTAACTCCCGGTGCAGTTACGTAAGTGAGGGGGTTGCTTCCTGCTTTGTTAGAGAACTCTGCTATGTTGTTATCCTTATCTACTGCTCCAACCGCAATTCCATATTTTTCCGCGTAACGGGCAGGATACCCTGGTTGCGAATCGCTTTCATTACCTGCCGCCATAACAACAATAACGCCTTGGCGACTAGCATAATCAAGGGCTAACTCCAGAAGAAAGTTACCAGAACTCCCACCCAAACTGAGATTAATGACGTTAGCGCCATTGTTTACGGCATAGTAAATTCCATTTGCGATCGCAGTATAAGAACCTGCACCAGAGTCATTCAAGACTTTTACTGGCATAATTTTGGCATCATAGGCAATACCCGTGACACCAACATTATTGTTTGCGCCTGCAATAGTGCCAGACACGTGAGTACCATGACCAGCGATATCTAAAGTATCTTTGTTATCTGCGTCAAAGTTCCACCCATACACATCATCTATGTAACCATTGTCGTCGTCATCTATGCCATTATCGGCAATTTCTTTGCTATTCGTCCAAATATTTGTTTGTAAGTCATTGTGGTTGCGATCGACTCCAGAATCTAAAACAGCAACAACAACACCTTGACCTGTATATCCTTGTTTCCACACTTCTGGAGCTTTCACAAAATCGGCTCCCCAATTGTTACCTCCAAGGTCAGCGACATCAGCAAAGGTATTCCGATCGGTAGCTTGAGCTACTGCTGCAGCTGCATTAATCGAACCATAACCAGAAGTAGAGCTAAACTGGCTGTTGGCAGTCGTGCTGTAAGTTGTTACAGAGTCTGTAGCTATTTCTAAATTTTCTACTCTTGAATTAAAGCTACTACTGTTAAGGCTTAAGTCATAGTCATTATTAGAATCAAAGGCATTTACTGAGGAGATAGAAGGAATAGTTAGCCCTTTATCGGAAGATAAACTGTGACTCGTAATATCATGGGGCATCAGTATTTTCTCCTCACTCAAATCTATTGAGAGTTTTTTACGCAAATTATGTCTTTATGTAGAAATTACTATTTAATTTAAGAAAAAAAAGATAGTTATTTGACAAATATTCTTTTTTTAAAAGTTTTGTAGTTTATGGATTTTTTCGATAGCGATACCAGTCTTCATAAAGTTAGCGAAGAAAACGCTATTCTCTCTATTAGTGCAAACTAGACTATAGTCTGTACGTTCGCTCATTTTTAAAGGGAGAAAGGAATTAATGCCTGACAGGGTAAGGAAACAAAAGAATTGTGAATCGGCGAAAAACCTAACCGTGTAATACGTGGAAAAGGGGGATTGATAGCTATAGGTTTGCACATAAGATGATATTTTGACAACGAAGGAATAGTACTTTCAGGCACAGTTTTTGCGCATAAGATGAAACGTATCGGCGCAAAAAGTGAAAATTTTCTACCAAAGAAGAGCAGGGATTTTTAAGAGTTAGGTAGGAAAGTACTCCGACTCTACTAGGAATTAACTCTTATGTTGTTTTTGAGTAATAATACTTAATCGTGTAGATGTGTTGACAAAATCGGTTCTCCAACACCTACTGCCAAAGCTTTATGAGCAAACATAGCGCTTATCAAAGCAACTGTAACAGCAATACTCCCCAATCCAGTGACAGAGACTACAAAAGGAATTGAGAAAGCTCCAACAGTAAAAAAAGCGCAAGCAACACAAAGCGCGAAACTGATAGCAACACCAATGGAGCTAGCTACCGCAGAGGCAATACCCAAAGCTCCAGCGACGAGATTGGCAATTAAAGCTCCAGTAATAGTGACAACAACTGTGATCGCAACAGCGCTCAAACCAGCGCCTAGACCTTGCCTAATAGTAATGATAAAGAAAACTGCAATCAAAATTAGGCTAAGCACGCCTGTGATTGAATTTTTAATGTTGCTGTCAAATATAACTGATACGAGATAAGCCGTGGAGCCTGAAACAACCCCCGATAATCCCGATATCAACCATAAACTCGTAACTAAACCAATCGCCCAACGCTTCTGTAATCCAGCTTGAGCAGCTTTGAAGTTAGCACCTTTGAGGTTAGCGCCCCTAAAATCCGCTTCTCGGATATCTGCACCGCTAAAGTTTGCCCCTTCTAGATTCTGACCTCTGAAGGAGCGCCCACGGAGATTTTGACCGGAGTAATCCAGGGGCATAACGAGCGAAAAAATGTTTCCTTACACATACAGCTTCTTCCGTCTGTTTTCCGGTTTTAGAGAAAAATGGCGTGTAAACTGACGATCGCAGCAGCGCAGGCTTTGGCCCCACACGAATCTGATTACCCCTAGGCGCGATATCTGGGTGTTCAACGAAGCGCCCTCTTTGGAGGAATTTAGCAGGTCCTGGAGCGTCAAAGTAAGGGCTTAGTATGGCTTTCACTTTTTTCACCTATTCAAACATAGCGATTAAATAAATGGAATATGGATTTTAGTTTAACAAGGGCAAAAACTGATGAGCATTAATCCACTCTTTACTAAGCTTATCAGAAACACCATACTTAGACTTAAGTTCAGCTGTTAACCAATCAATTATCGATTGACCATCGCCCCCCTAAGAAGACAAGTTGAACAACACCGGGATGGGGTAGGTAGGGTCAAATTTTTTACTTATCGCTTGGTCGCGATCGGCGATCGATGACGGCGCTTACTGCCAGATCGCATTATATGTGGATGTAAGGCGATCCAAAAGTGCTGTATGGTAAAGAGTGCCACTAGGGGATACTATCAATTACGAATGACGAATGATGATGAATTGCCCATACTGCGGGAGTAGTGTTTCCAACGTAGATGCCAGTGTAGTTTATCAAGTACCGGGCTACGGTAGATTGTGGCTGTGCGATAATTACCCAGTCTGTGATGCTTACGTGGGAGCACATTCCCAAAACAATGCCCCGAAAGGAACTTTGGCTAATCGACAACTTAGACATTGGCGGCGAAATGCCCATGCTTGTTTTGACCCAATATGGAAATCGGGAAAGATGAGCCGTAAAAAAGCTTATAAATGGCTTTGCGAACAGATGGGACTGACAAGAGAAAAAGCCCATATTGCCATGTTTGATGAACAGCAGTGCAGACAACTGATAAAACTTTGCTTTTTGAGAAACGAGCAAGCAGAAACTGGGGATTGATTTTTGTTTTTCAACAGGAGTGCGATCTGGCTGTACTCCGTAATACCCTGTTTATTGCTGTTATAAATATAACCAAAAAATTGAAATTACATATTGAACCACCAATACTTATGTATTCCTTTCAGTTTTGAATCCACGTTTCCGTGTTCATCCGACCATGTTAGTGTACTATCATCACCACATACATAACCATCGCTACCAAATTTGTTTTGACCCTCTTCTATGATTTCCATCATCACTTTAACGATGGTTCTTTCACTGACAGAAATGTCATAATGGTCTAGAAGCAATTTTTTAATATCTTGAGCACAAACCTGACTTTTCACGGCAAGTCCTCAAACCGCGAAACAACGTGACTTTTTCCACAAGCTAATTCTCAATAGCTCTAAGTTAATAAAAATGGCTAACGTAAAAATCAGGGTTTGAGAAAAGCTCAAAATGGTGTTTTCCAGATGCCATGAAAAGTCAGGAGCACAAACACCATCAAAAAATCTCGGTTGCTCGTTTAGAATATTAACAATCAGATTTTTGAGTTGTTCTGCTTTCATTGCCCATTCCAATAAATTGATATTCCAACTAACTACTGTACAGGCGCAATGCCTTGCGCCCCTACCAACCACTAACGATGACAGGCGAGACGCCTGTACTACGCCACTAACCACTAACAACTTACACAGTCGTATCCCAGTAACTGAAGTTTGACTGAACTTCACTCCAACTGACTTCGATAACACCAGGTTTGGAAGAGCTTGTGTTTATACCCCAGGGATTGAAAAGGGCAAATTTTTGGGTAGAAGAGTTATAACCAACAAGTGAGTAAGCGTGACCGGCTACTATATTTGCTCCCACTCCAGTGGTTTTTGTACCAAGTCCAACAAGTTGTCCGGAATTGAAGGCATTGATAATTGAGTTACAATCAATAGCTTTACCAAGTGCAGCTTTCTTACCAGTGATTTGTGCAAAAGCATCACTCATGTACCCTCCTTTACCAATACCTTCGTAAGTATTAGTATTGTTTTGAAAAATCCATCCTGATTCGTTTAGTTGAGCATAAGCTTTTTCAGCAAAAGCAACCCATAATTCATTACTAGCATTGCTGTAGTGACTGCCTTTACTTGCATAAATAAAAGCTCCAGAGGCGTCAGTGGGTAAATATTTGTCTACTGTGACGTAATCTGCAACTCCACTTCGCCAAAAGCGTACTGTAAAGGTATTGTCACCATTGTCAATGAACATACTCTCTATTGTGTTAGGGGTGCGAGAGGCTGTTGATGCTAGCCCTGCTAAGAAATAGCAGTCATTCATACTGCCTTGTTTGACATCTTCGTAGTTAATGCCATTTTGAAACAAAGAGCCACTTGCATACTGATAGGTGTAAGAGCTTTGCGGGCGATCGCTCCCAAAAAACCACTTGTTAATTAAGTTTTCTAGTTGAACATCGCTACTACCAGCAACCAAATTGCCTAAAGAGTTTCCTTGATACTTTTGGTTAGCAGTGTCATTATTAAGAACTTTATTAGACAACACTCTAACGTGTTCAGATATGTTTATGTAAGAGGTATTACTTATCAATGTACGGAGATCTGCTAGTTCAGTCCCATCCACCACATTTCCATCTTTCGACTCGCGAAGAATAGAGACCATATCGTTGCGATCTAACAAGCCATCACTAAAACGCGATCTTGCTGCCGAACGTATGACTTCATCTTGAATATTTTGGTCAAACCAATCTAATGCTGCTCCAACTTTAAAGCTTGTTTGTGTACTTTGCGTGCTAGCACCCAGTTTGTCGTAAGCTTTTGCTAGTAACTGGTAATTACCGCTAGATAGGCTATTTAGACAGTAAGTGAAGCTGCTGTAACAACTGTCAGTGTTATCAACAGAGAACTCTAAGACGTCATGAATATCTTGCCAATTACTTCCATCTTTTTGCAGCCAAAAATCAACTCGTGCCAAATCATTTGCACCGTTAGCGTCAAAAACCCTAGTATTGGTGAGATTGACTGTCTCTCCAGCTTCATAAGAGCCTTTATAAGTGTTGAATTGTAAAGATTGTGGTGCTTCGTTTTTAAAAGCCTTTAAGTTGTAACTGGTGTTTGCACTACCAACACGAGAAACTTCAATGTAATAAGTACCTGCACCTACAGTAATACCTAAGGATTCAGCCGTGTTATGACGGTTGTGTGAACCTGTAATGGTTGAACCGTTACTATCAAGCAACTGTACATCTGCATCTGCTGAAAGACCATCAAGACTTAAACTCAAGCTACTACTACCATTGAGGCTAAAACTATAGTAATCATTTGGATTACGCCGATCTAAAGAGCCTGCAAAAGTTTGATGGCTTGCAGTAATGTTAATACTTAAAGAAGTGTGGAGAGCATGACTGGTAAAATCGTTTTGCATAAAAATATATGTGTCCTTTTGCCGCAGAGATTTGGTAGACACACCAATCAGAACCTAAGCTAAGCTAAGGTTTTGCAGAAAGCTCAACGCGTGAGATTGAAGGTCTGTTATTCAATAATGCTTATTGCAACCTTAAAACAGCCACGCTAAAATCACGTATTTTTTTTAACACAAAATTATTTTTATATCAGTGTAAAAACTTATAATAGTGACTCCATGACCAGTGGTCACTGGTCACTGGTCACTGGTCACTGATTATGCAGATCCCATCCCAAGAGCCAATGTTCTACGTACAGCTGCACCAGCATTCACAAAACCATGACCGTAATCTTTGTCATGACCGGGAGTACCCAAGTCGTAAGCTGTTTGTGACAAAATTTCCTTGATTTGGTAAGCAGTCAGGTTCTTGTTAACACTCCAAAGTAATGCAGCTACTCCAGTCACGTGTGGTGCGGCAGCTGAAGTTCCATTAAAATTGGAGTTAGTGCCAAACTGCAATGCAGAAAACGTGTTCGATTGAGACGCGTTTGCGGCTAGTACCTCACCAGGTGCTGATAGGGTCAGATCTTGTCCGCCATTAGAACTCCACCAGTTACTGTAAGTAATACGTTCTCCCAAGAAACTTCTTGGATTGCTATAGTAGTCTCTACGTCCCCAAGAAGCACCTACTGCTATAGCATTTGAGTACTTAGCTAAAATTGCAGGTTCTGCAAGAGTGTCTCCGCCACTGTTGCCAGATGCAAAGACAAATAAAACGTTTTGGTGATTAACAACCAGTTGCTCTAATAGCGTTGAGAATCCTCCAATTAAGCTAAAGTTAATTACCAAACGCCGATTTTCTGTATTTGCCTTACGAATCATTTCTTGAGTGGCATCTACCAAACTTAAGTCGTTAGCATCACCACCCAAAACATCAATATGAAAAACCTCGAAATTCCCAATGCCACTCGTCCCTATACCGTTATTAATCGGGGCATTAATGACTGATTGAGTTGAAAGACCATGAGTTGTAGCAGCGATACCGCTTATCTCGTCCACATAGTTATTTGGGATATAAGTAGTAAGTCCTAGATCGGGGTGAGTATTACCATTGAGAACTGCTAGACCCGTATCTTGAACTCCCACAAGAACGTTCGAGTTACCTGTAGTGAAACGCCAAGCATCTTGCACTCCCATCATGTGTAAGTTCCATTGGTTATTAAACAGGGGATCGTTGGGTTGCACTGACAAATTAAACACTTGGTCTGCAAATACAACGCAGTTCATGCCTTCAAAAAGAATTTTTCTGCCATCAGTAAACTCAATGGCATCAAATAGACGAGTGCCGTTACCTAAGTTATAAAGTACCCCCCCGCCGCTAGTATTGGCAAATTTCACAGAAACTGTTGTGGAAAAAATTGTTGACAAATCCAACCAGTCTCGCTGTCCGCTACCATAATCAACGTTGCCATTACCTAAGAATACTGAGATGGCGGGACCGGACTCATAAGTAAAGGTATTAGCTCCAAGATCTCCTCTAACAATACGTGTACCGTTGTTTAGGGTTTGAGATGTAACTGCAGAAGCGGGTATCGGTGTCACAGCATTACCACTATTACCATTACCACCACCAGTAGAACTGGGTTGCGTGTTGCTATCGATGGGTATGAGTAATGTATCTTCGTTGAGAGGGGTTGCTGAAATACTCAGGTTGTAGTATGTTTTACTGCTGTTAGTGTCTGCATAAACCTGAACATAATATGTACCAGGTGATAGCCTTTGAGTGATGACTTCGTCTACATTGCCCACATTCTTAGAACTGGCAAGGGTAATACCACTGATGTCTTGTAACTTAACATCAGCATTGGCACTTAAACTGTTTAGTTCTAGTTTAATGTTGCAAGTGTTGTCAAGGTTAAATTTATAAGAGTCGATCGCTGAGCTATCTACCCAATCGCTGTAAATGTCAGTGTAATAATTGATCGGAATGGACAGATCTCTACTATAAGTATGATTAACACTGTCTGTAAGTGTTGTTAAAATACTTAACGTGTATTCTGCTACGGAATCTCCACTTGCATAAACTCTGTTGTCAGAGTCTCCTGTTTTTAATGTTGTGTCAATTAACTCAAGTGTCGTACTACCAAGTTGAGAAACCTCGATCGCTTTCGCTCCGTCAATCTTATTATCATTTTCAGATACAATTGGGTCTACATCTACAACATTAAATTTTTTTCCTGGTTTAAAACTACTGCGACCATAAAGATTGTTTGTGCATAATTCATCACTACGTATATTTACATAATTCTTGATGGCGATCGGATTATTCAAAATATTTGAGTTACAACTGGTC
This genomic interval from Scytonema hofmannii PCC 7110 contains the following:
- a CDS encoding zinc-finger-containing protein, translated to MMMNCPYCGSSVSNVDASVVYQVPGYGRLWLCDNYPVCDAYVGAHSQNNAPKGTLANRQLRHWRRNAHACFDPIWKSGKMSRKKAYKWLCEQMGLTREKAHIAMFDEQQCRQLIKLCFLRNEQAETGD
- a CDS encoding C2 family cysteine protease → MQNDFTSHALHTSLSINITASHQTFAGSLDRRNPNDYYSFSLNGSSSLSLSLDGLSADADVQLLDSNGSTITGSHNRHNTAESLGITVGAGTYYIEVSRVGSANTSYNLKAFKNEAPQSLQFNTYKGSYEAGETVNLTNTRVFDANGANDLARVDFWLQKDGSNWQDIHDVLEFSVDNTDSCYSSFTYCLNSLSSGNYQLLAKAYDKLGASTQSTQTSFKVGAALDWFDQNIQDEVIRSAARSRFSDGLLDRNDMVSILRESKDGNVVDGTELADLRTLISNTSYINISEHVRVLSNKVLNNDTANQKYQGNSLGNLVAGSSDVQLENLINKWFFGSDRPQSSYTYQYASGSLFQNGINYEDVKQGSMNDCYFLAGLASTASRTPNTIESMFIDNGDNTFTVRFWRSGVADYVTVDKYLPTDASGAFIYASKGSHYSNASNELWVAFAEKAYAQLNESGWIFQNNTNTYEGIGKGGYMSDAFAQITGKKAALGKAIDCNSIINAFNSGQLVGLGTKTTGVGANIVAGHAYSLVGYNSSTQKFALFNPWGINTSSSKPGVIEVSWSEVQSNFSYWDTTV
- a CDS encoding pentapeptide repeat-containing protein; the encoded protein is MPLDYSGQNLRGRSFRGQNLEGANFSGADIREADFRGANLKGANFKAAQAGLQKRWAIGLVTSLWLISGLSGVVSGSTAYLVSVIFDSNIKNSITGVLSLILIAVFFIITIRQGLGAGLSAVAITVVVTITGALIANLVAGALGIASAVASSIGVAISFALCVACAFFTVGAFSIPFVVSVTGLGSIAVTVALISAMFAHKALAVGVGEPILSTHLHD
- a CDS encoding S8 family serine peptidase, producing the protein MSVTLSPDSLETSCNSNILNNPIAIKNYVNIRSDELCTNNLYGRSSFKPGKKFNVVDVDPIVSENDNKIDGAKAIEVSQLGSTTLELIDTTLKTGDSDNRVYASGDSVAEYTLSILTTLTDSVNHTYSRDLSIPINYYTDIYSDWVDSSAIDSYKFNLDNTCNIKLELNSLSANADVKLQDISGITLASSKNVGNVDEVITQRLSPGTYYVQVYADTNSSKTYYNLSISATPLNEDTLLIPIDSNTQPSSTGGGNGNSGNAVTPIPASAVTSQTLNNGTRIVRGDLGANTFTYESGPAISVFLGNGNVDYGSGQRDWLDLSTIFSTTVSVKFANTSGGGVLYNLGNGTRLFDAIEFTDGRKILFEGMNCVVFADQVFNLSVQPNDPLFNNQWNLHMMGVQDAWRFTTGNSNVLVGVQDTGLAVLNGNTHPDLGLTTYIPNNYVDEISGIAATTHGLSTQSVINAPINNGIGTSGIGNFEVFHIDVLGGDANDLSLVDATQEMIRKANTENRRLVINFSLIGGFSTLLEQLVVNHQNVLFVFASGNSGGDTLAEPAILAKYSNAIAVGASWGRRDYYSNPRSFLGERITYSNWWSSNGGQDLTLSAPGEVLAANASQSNTFSALQFGTNSNFNGTSAAAPHVTGVAALLWSVNKNLTAYQIKEILSQTAYDLGTPGHDKDYGHGFVNAGAAVRRTLALGMGSA